The genomic stretch GAGCTCTTCGATCGTGCTCTCGAGGTCGATGTTTTCCTTCTCGACATGAATCCCGTAGAGAGTGCTAAGCAAGCTCTTGCGGACCGAGTGACACCAGTAGTTGTAGCTCTCACTGCCGTAGGCCGCCAGGACCCTACCCTTATAGACGAGAAAGAACGACGCCACCGAAGCGGCTTCCAGGCCCCGCCAGTAGGACTCGGCTTCGGCCAGTCTTGCAGACGAGAAGCCGGCCTCCTCCGGAGTCTCGTATCTCGGCCAATCCTCGCCGGCCGCCTCGAGCGCTGAGGGGGGCGCGAGCGCCGAAAGAACGAGCAGGCCGACGAGGACAACGATTCGCGGTCTTCGAGACATTCCTTTCTCCTATCCTTCGGGCAAGCCTGCGGCTTGGACCACATACTCACCCAGCGTGGTGTGGCTCTCCTCGAGGTCGTCCCGCGCGATGCGTTGAAAGCCGCCTCCGGACACTGACCCTACTCCCGTCACGCACCACCCTCTTCTTCTCGAGACGGTTGAATGTCTCGACGCCAGGCACGCATCTGCGACCACGTCTCGGTCGCTGTGACGTGGGGTCGGCTGAGGTCTTCGAAAGGGTAGCTTCGCACCTCGGCGAGATACTCGACCATGAGCTGCCATGCGTAGAAACGGCGGTCTCTGAGCTGTGGATTCTGCCAGTGGTCCGGGTCGTCCAACAGGTCGATCCGTTGCGCCAGGTCGTAGTCGGGATCGCTACGGATTCCCGCGAGGCTGGCCTGGTAGTCGGCCCAGCCTTCGCTTTTCCAGGTTGGTAGTGAGCGGCTCGCGTCCAGCCCGAGGCCGTCGAAGACGAGGAAGTGTGCGATCTCGTGGGCGATGGCGAAGGCCAGATTACCCTCCAGACGCGAATGCGCGAACAGGTCGCCCTCTTGGGCGGCGAGCTGAGTGAGGCGCTGCATGGAAACGAAGATGTTGCCCGGGGCGGAGAGCAGAATGGCCTGTGACGACGGCGTACGGCGGGTCAGTTTGGCAAAGAAGCTGTAGCGGCGCAGGCTGTGGCACAGGTAGACGTTGTAGGTCTTGTCCCTGGACTCGTGCTCCATGGCAGCCAGTCGCCTCGCGACCTCCGCGACGAGCTCCTCGGCATCGACTGAGAGCACTCGATCGGAGTGGACGCGGAACGCGCCGATCCGATGGTGGTGGGCAAAGGCTGGAGCCGGGTAGACGAGAACTCCGACATACAACGCCGCGATCGCCAGTAGGACGAAAAGCACTCTCACAGCCCATGTCCACGGACTCGCTCGCTTCCTCCTGCGCTTGCCGGTCAACGTCCTTCCCTCCCGTCCCCTGGGTCACTTCGCGGCATACGCCAGATACTCCCCGAGCTTGGCGTAGTTCTCCTCGAGGTCGTCCCGCGCCATGCGTTGAACGCCGCCTCCCGATATCGACCAAATGCCGGTTCCGGTGCCATAGCCGTTGAAGTAGCCGATCCGGTCCCCGGAGCGAGCATCCGAGAGGCCGATATGGATGTGCAGTTTGGACTTTCCCGCTCCACCGCCGGCCCAGAACCGCATCGCCTGTGATCCATGTTGCAGCGTGAGCCGAGTCGCGACCCGGACTACCGCGACACCCACCGGCAGCTCCGGTGGAGCCACAGAGATGATTCGGCCGAATAGACCGGTAGATGCCAAGTGCTGCCTCAGGCTGGCATCCGACGTGGCTCGAACGGACTCGGTGTCGACCGGCCGGTCCTTGTCGGAGAGAATCTCGGCCGGTTCGAGAATGACGAGAGCGCCGCTGTAGTCCGCCAGACGGACGCCGTCTGCAGTTTCGAGATATCGTCCCTTACTTCCTTTCTTCTTTTCACCAAGAGTGTGCGCCACGGCATCGGTGACGATACCGATCGCCAAAGGAATCAAGAGAAGCCAAGGACCGGTTTTCATCTTTCTCCTCCTTTCGGATTCCATCATCGAGGCTTGGACTCGGCGATCCGCAGCCGTCATAGGTAACGCGGATTGGCCGGGGAAAGACCGCAAGTGGTACTGCGCGTGCACTACGAGAAGCTACCTCGCCTGGCTTTGCGCCGGATGCTCTGCTGGACAGCCTCTCGAAGCGCGCGGGTCCGTTATTGAGCCAGGGCAAGTCCGTTGAAGGTGTTCGCCGTGGCGCCGACCCGTTCCCCCGATCGTCGGTCGATCGTGGCTCCGATCCACCAGCCGTAGGAGTCGTGGCCTGGCGCAAGCTCCCGGATGCTGATGCCGCGAGCCCGTACCGCTTCGAGCAGATCTGCTGCGAAGTCCCCTCGCGTCGTCTGGTGGGTCACTCCGACGTAGGTGGAGGCCCTGTGGAATGTAGGTGTGTCGATCGCTTGGTTTGGGCTCATTCGATAGGCAAGAAGGTTGGTGAGCCCAAAGAACGTCGCCTCAAAGAGACCGTTGCCGACCGCGCTCGTCGCGGCGACGGGGAGCCCCTCCTGGGTCACGACAACGGGGTTGTCATGTGGTGCGACGCGCCCGCCGGGACCCGCGATCGCGATCTGCTGCGGGTTCCTGCAACCGGCATCCGAGATGGAGACCCCGTCGACGAAGATACCGGTGGCTCCCCAGCCGTAGGTGTTAATGCTGTGCAACAACGCGACCACGTTGCCATCGGCGTCGATGGCCACGACGCCGTCGGAGTGACCGCCGGCGGCTCTCGAGATCCGGTAACGTCGCTCGACCCCCCGCAACATGGCAGCCAGCGCGTCAGCTGAGACCGTGTAGTGACCGGCAGTCCGAAGTTCGCCCGGATTGAGACCCTCCATCGCGGCGCGCAGGTGAAGGCCACCAACGGCCGGCGATCCGGGACCGTGGACGCGAAAACGGCCGAAATCGAAGCTCTCGGGCTGGATCCAGAGCGCCTCATAGGCACGCAGGTCAGCCTCGGTCAGGTCGCCCCCTTCGGCTCGGACGGTTCGAACGAGCTTCTGTGCCCACTTGCCGCGGTACATGAAGCGACTGCCTTGACGGGAAACTCGTTTGAGCGTCCGAGCAAGCCTGGGCTGCGTGAACCAGTCGCCGGTCTGATACGGCGTACCGTCCGATTTGAGAAAGATCCGGCGGCCCCCCGGTAACCGCGTGATGGTGTCTTGGAAGTGCCGGATGCTGCCGCCGAGTCCTTCGTTAATCTCGAATCCCTGGCGGGCGAAGTAGACAGCAGGAGCGAACAGCTTCTTGAAGGGCAGGGCGCCGAAACGGGCGTGCAAGGCCTCGAGCGAAGCCATGAAGCCGGGTACAAGGACCTGCCGCCCACTGGGGACACCACAGGCCGGGATCGCAGTGCCCGAGGGCAGTTCTTGGGGGATGCCCCAGGTCCCGTTGAGATAGTGCACGGTGCCCGTCGAGGCCTCGTAGTAGACGAGCTCCAGCTGGCCGGCGAAGCTGACCGCCGAGCCGGCCGTGAGCGTGACCTGGGTCAGCGCGGTCGTGACGGCGGCGTCGGCGGCCGTTCCGCCCTGCCGAAGGGCCTCGACCCCCGCCCGAACCGCAAGCGCCTGCAAGGTACCGACCACGAGGCCGGTTTGGCCCGTAGCGGGCGGCTGACTGCGACCGAAGGAGTTCTGCAACCGGGTGTAGTGTTCCAAGTCTCCGGGCGGCCACTTGGTGGGGCCGAGGTCGACCTTGGCCGAGCTGGCACTCGCGTGCGTGAAGGTCCCGAGAGCCACGATCAGAACGGCGAATCGGGTGGAACGAAGAATCATGTTTTCTCCTTCTCGTCTCGACAGCCGGCAACGATCAGATGCCGGCCGGCTGGCTGCCGACCCTTGGGCCCTTCAAGGTCAGCTTGAAGCTCCTCTCCGCCTCCAGGTTCTCGAAGAGGACGCAGCCGTCCTCGCCGGTACGCTGACTCCTTGCACCACTGCCCGGTTGCTTCAAGCTCACCTTCGCCCTGACCAGGGGATCGTCATTCAGGTTGAAGCATGCGGTGAGCTCCGCTCCTTCCACTGTGACCTCGGGACCGTCGAGCTGGAGCTTGAACTTCTTCTGCTCCCTGAGGGCGGGGAAGATGAAGCAGCCGTCCGCGCCCGACTCGAGGCGCCGCTTCGGCCTTCCCCCCTGTTTCAGGAGCGGCTCGGCTCCGGACAAGGGCTCACCTCCGAGCTCCACGCAACCGCTGACACCTATCAAGTCCAGAATCCAGATGTCTTCGTTTCCCGCTCGGTCCGAGGAGAATGCCATCTTGGTGCCGTCCGGGGACCAAGCGGGAAAGATGTCGTCGGCGGGGTCGGTCGTGACCCGCCATGGCCGACCACCACTAGTCTGGATCATCCAGATGTCCCAGTTGCCGCCCCGGTCTGAATCAAAAGCGATCGTGCCATCGCCCGGAGACCAGGCGGCCGCCCATTCCGAGTCGGGAAGGGAGGTGAGCTGCGTCGCCTCGCCGCCTTCAGCCGGCATGAGCCAGAGATCATAGGTTCCCGCTCTCTGCGAGCTGAAAGCGATGCGGGAGCCGTCGCGCGAGCCGCTTGGGCCGTAGTCAAGGCCCCCGCTCTCTGTCAGGCGCGTTGGGGCCCCGCCCTGGCGCGAGATGCTCCAG from bacterium encodes the following:
- a CDS encoding DUF4410 domain-containing protein codes for the protein MKTGPWLLLIPLAIGIVTDAVAHTLGEKKKGSKGRYLETADGVRLADYSGALVILEPAEILSDKDRPVDTESVRATSDASLRQHLASTGLFGRIISVAPPELPVGVAVVRVATRLTLQHGSQAMRFWAGGGAGKSKLHIHIGLSDARSGDRIGYFNGYGTGTGIWSISGGGVQRMARDDLEENYAKLGEYLAYAAK